From Verrucomicrobiia bacterium, a single genomic window includes:
- a CDS encoding DinB family protein, which produces MKNTLQAYLPEALKDAANELIAAYESLPEDKRETSPGGKARTPKALVAECAFMNLNMHMLLESKQWPDFFNTEYVSENEKLQALSWEELKAKLLEGAENVGKAIAAVPAEDVDTVIQYPWTTYTLADTMMYPYWNMMYHQGQIIYLSTMLETAE; this is translated from the coding sequence ATGAAGAATACCCTCCAAGCCTATCTGCCCGAAGCCTTAAAGGACGCAGCCAACGAACTCATTGCCGCCTACGAATCCCTGCCCGAGGATAAACGGGAAACGAGCCCTGGCGGCAAGGCACGGACCCCCAAGGCGCTCGTGGCAGAATGTGCCTTCATGAACCTCAACATGCACATGCTGCTTGAGTCCAAACAGTGGCCAGACTTTTTCAACACGGAATATGTGTCAGAAAACGAAAAGCTTCAGGCCCTTTCCTGGGAAGAATTGAAGGCTAAGTTGCTCGAAGGCGCAGAGAACGTAGGCAAGGCTATCGCTGCCGTTCCCGCAGAGGATGTGGATACAGTCATCCAGTACCCTTGGACTACCTACACACTGGCCGATACTATGATGTACCCATACTGGAACATGATGTACCACC